In Caretta caretta isolate rCarCar2 chromosome 4, rCarCar1.hap1, whole genome shotgun sequence, one genomic interval encodes:
- the LOC125635221 gene encoding alcohol dehydrogenase 1-like, with translation MSTSGKVIKCKAAVAWEPKKPFSIEEVEVAPPKAQEVRIKILATGICRSDDHVMSGAFAMPFPIILGHEAAGVVESVGEGVTYVKPGDKVIPLFVPQCGECNSCVSSKGNLCTKNDLGAACGLMNDGTTRFTCKGKQIHQFASTSTFTEYTVVHETSVAKIDAVAPPEKVCLIGCGFSTGYGAALNSAKVERGSTCAIFGLGGVGLSVVMGCKAAGASRIIGVDINKGKFAKAKELGATECINPQDFTKPIEDVLMELTGGNGVDYSFEVIGRTDTMTAALASCHQNYGMSVIVGVPPTASQISYNPMLLFTGRTWKGSVFGGWKSKDSVPKLVADYMGKKFNLDALITHTLPFDKINEGFELLRAGKSIRTVLLIAE, from the exons ATGAGCACTTCAGGCAAA GTCATTAAATGCAAAGCAGCTGTTGCTTGGGAGCCTAAGAAACCATTTTCCATTGAGGAGGTGGAAGTTGCCCCGCCAAAGGCACAAGAAGTTCGCATTAAG ATTTTGGCAACAGGGATCTGTCGCTCAGATGACCATGTTATGAGTGGTGCATTTGCTATGCCTTTTCCCATAATTCTTGGCCATGAAGCAGCTGGTGTTGTAGAGAGCGTTGGAGAAGGGGTGACTTATGTGAAACCAG GAGACAAAGTCATCCCGCTCTTTGTTCCACAGTGTGGAGAGTGTAACTCTTGCGTAAGCTCCAAGGGCAATCTGTGCACTAAAAATGA CCTTGGTGCAGCTTGTGGATTAATGAACGATGGCACCACTAGATTTACCTGCAAAGGAAAACAGATTCATCAATTTGCTAGTACAAGCACCTTCACTGAATATACAGTGGTGCACGAGACATCAGTTGCCAAAATTGATGCAGTTGCTCCTCCGGAAAAAGTGTGTCTGATCGGCTGTGGATTTTCCACTGGTTATGGGGCTGCCCTCAATAGTGCCAAG GTGGAACGTGGTTCTACCTGTGCCATCTTTGGTCTGGGAGGAGTTGGCCTCTCCGTTGTCATGGGCTGTAAAGCCGCTGGTGCTTCCCGGATCATTGGGGTTGACATCAACAAGGGCAAATTTGCCAAGGCTAAAGAGTTAGGAGCCACCGAATGCATCAACCCTCAGGACTTCACAAAGCCCATTGAAGATGTGCTGATGGAGCTGACTGGTGGTAATGGTGTGGACTATTCCTTTGAAGTCATTGGACGCACTGATACCATG ACAGCTGCCCTGGCATCCTGCCACCAGAACTACGGAATGAGTGTGATTGTAGGAGTGCCTCCGACAGCATCACAGATCTCCTACAATCCTATGCTGCTCTTCACTGGCCGCACCTGGAAGGGGTCTGTTTTTGGAG GCTGGAAGAGCAAAGATTCTGTCCCTAAACTAGTTGCAGACTatatggggaaaaaattcaaCCTGGATGCCTTAATAACCCACACTTTGCCTTTCGATAAAATCAATGAAGGATTTGAACTACTGCGGGCAGGGAAGAG TATCCGCACCGTCCTACTAATAGCTGAGTAA
- the LOC125635219 gene encoding uncharacterized protein LOC125635219, which yields MAELVTVWPAWQAAGDHAELISRGDHDGVPESQKSSSMDRTGGTGSDRCLGRGIRAIRSSFRNAKTFVKISQGMKDRGHNRDPKQCRMKLKELRQAYQKTREANGRFGSEPQTCRFYDELHAILGDSATTTPAVLFDSFNGDGGNMEAGFGDEEDDDDDEVVDSSQQASGETGFPDSQELFLTLDLEPVPPEPTQGCLLDPAGGEGTSAACVSMITGSSPSQRLVKIRKKKKHTQDEMFSELMLSSHTDRAQTNAWRQIMSECRKAQNDREERWRAEESKWRAEDRAEAQRWRQRDERRQDSMLRLLEDQTSMLQCMVELQQRQLEHRLPLQPLCNQPPSSPSSIASTPRCPRKRWGGHRQPATPPQRIAQKKEGWHSINFKVVNF from the exons atggcagaattggtaactgtttggccagcgtggcaagctgcaggtgaccatgcagagctcatcagcagaggtgaccatgatggagtcccagaatcacaaaagagctccagcatggaccgaacgggaggtacgggatctgatcgctgtttggggagaggaatccgtgctatccgttccagttttcgaaatgccaaaacctttgtcaaaatctcccagggcatgaaggacagaggccataacagggacccaaagcagtgccgcatgaaactgaaggagctgaggcaagcctaccagaaaaccagagaggcgaacggccgcttcgggtcagagccccaaacatgccgcttctatgatgagctgcatgccattttaggggattcagccaccactaccccagccgtgttgtttgactccttcaatggagatggaggcaatatggaagcaggttttggggacgaagaagatgatgatgatgatgaggttgtagatagctcacagcaagcaagcggagaaaccggttttcccgacagccaggaactgtttctcaccctggacctggaaccagtaccccccgaacccacccaaggctgcctcctggacccagcaggcggagaagggacctctg ctgcatgtgtttcaatgatcacaggatcttctccttcccagaggctagtgaagattagaaagaaaaaaaaacacactcaagatgaaatgttctccgagctcatgctgtcctcccacactgacagagcacagacgaatgcgtggaggcaaataatgtcagagtgcaggaaagcacaaaatgaccgggaggagaggtggagggctgaagagagtaagtggcgggctgaagacagggctgaagctcaaagatggcggcagcgtgatgagaggaggcaggattcaatgctcagactgctggaggaccaaaccagtatgctccagtgtatggttgagctgcagcaaaggcagctggagcacagactgccactacagcccctgtgtaaccaaccgccctcctccccaagttccatagcctccacacccagatgcccaagaaagcggtgggggggccaccgccaaccagccactccgccacagaggattgcccaaaaaaaagaaggctggcattcaataaattttaaagttgtaaacttttaa